The proteins below are encoded in one region of Pseudomonas putida NBRC 14164:
- a CDS encoding histidine triad nucleotide-binding protein: MDDLFLKIINREIPADIIYEDDQVLAFKDIAPAAPVHFLVIPKKHIRTLNDLTEEDKALAGHILFTAQRLAVEQGCEEGFRVVMNCNPKGGQTVYHIHMHVLGQRQMNWPPG; encoded by the coding sequence GTGGACGATCTATTCCTCAAAATCATCAACCGGGAAATCCCGGCGGATATCATCTACGAAGACGACCAGGTCCTGGCCTTCAAGGACATTGCACCCGCGGCACCGGTACATTTTCTGGTCATCCCGAAAAAACACATCCGCACGCTCAATGACCTGACCGAAGAAGACAAGGCCCTGGCTGGCCACATCCTGTTCACCGCCCAGCGCCTGGCTGTCGAGCAAGGCTGCGAGGAAGGTTTCCGCGTGGTCATGAACTGCAACCCGAAAGGCGGCCAGACCGTCTATCACATCCATATGCACGTGCTTGGCCAGCGCCAGATGAACTGGCCACCGGGCTGA
- a CDS encoding SDR family NAD(P)-dependent oxidoreductase encodes MTRYAMITGASSGLGLALAEALARRGRNLILVARQRETLEPVAIELTQRFGVEVLFRACDLSQPLRLSGFVLELEEGERRIDLLVNCAGLRTYGPFLAHEWADEQDLLEVNVLALSRLCHAIGNLMAVQGGGQILNVAGLAGVAPGPWMAAYAASKAYVLSFSQALREELKRAGIKVSVLCPGPVRSPHRRIARLDGKPRCLSPEEIALYTVRALDKNRALILPGRRNRWLAFAPRLLPRWLVCKLAGAIHRRYCPAGME; translated from the coding sequence CGTTACGCCATGATCACTGGTGCTTCCAGCGGCCTGGGCCTGGCCCTGGCGGAAGCGCTGGCACGGCGCGGGCGCAACCTGATCCTGGTGGCACGTCAGCGGGAAACGCTGGAGCCCGTGGCCATCGAGCTGACCCAGCGCTTTGGTGTCGAGGTGCTGTTCCGCGCCTGCGACCTCAGCCAGCCGCTGCGCCTGTCGGGCTTCGTACTGGAGCTGGAAGAAGGCGAACGGCGTATCGACCTGCTGGTCAACTGCGCCGGCTTGCGCACCTACGGGCCGTTCCTGGCCCATGAGTGGGCCGACGAACAGGACCTGCTTGAAGTCAACGTTCTGGCCCTGAGCCGCCTGTGCCATGCCATCGGCAACCTGATGGCCGTGCAGGGTGGCGGGCAGATCCTCAACGTCGCCGGCCTGGCCGGGGTGGCACCCGGCCCGTGGATGGCAGCCTATGCCGCCAGCAAGGCGTACGTGCTGAGCTTTTCCCAGGCGCTGCGCGAAGAGCTCAAGCGTGCCGGCATCAAGGTCTCGGTGCTGTGCCCCGGGCCGGTACGCTCCCCGCACCGGCGCATCGCCCGGCTCGACGGCAAACCCCGCTGCCTCAGCCCCGAGGAAATCGCGCTGTACACAGTACGTGCGCTGGACAAGAACCGCGCGCTGATCCTGCCCGGCCGGCGCAACCGCTGGCTGGCATTTGCCCCGCGCCTGCTGCCGCGCTGGCTGGTGTGCAAACTGGCCGGGGCCATACACCGCCGCTATTGCCCGGCCGGCATGGAATAG